A window of Plantibacter sp. PA-3-X8 genomic DNA:
CGACGGCACCCCCGGCCAGACCGACGAGGAGAACCTCGGACTCAGCTACCAGCAGATCGACGACTTCCTCGAGGGGAGCGAGATCGATCCGGTGGCCGCCGAAGCGATCGAGGCCCGGTACGCGGCGACGGAGCATAAGCGGCAGGTCCCGGTCAGCAAGTTCGACACCTGGTGGCGCTGACCACGCACCCCTGACACGAAGACGGCGGCCCGATCGGATGATCGGGCCGCCGTCTGTCAGTCGCGGTGGTCAGCTGACGCTGGACTGCTTGCGTTCGGCTTCCAGGACTGCGACGTCGTCGATGATGCGCTGCGTCGTGCTGGTGTTGATCGTGCCGCCCGTCGAGCGAGTGATGTCGCCGGGCCGTGCAGCCGGGGCGGTGGACGCGGGCTTCACAGCGGCGTACTGCTCGTGGTGCTGCTTGGCGACCCACGACTCCTGCTCCGCGACGAGCGCCTGTTCCGATCCTGTGGACTCGGCGCGCCAGCGACGGAGGTCGCCGTCGAAGTCCTTGCGGGCCCGTGCCGGCTTCTTCGACCACTCGACGAGGCGGTCGCGGAAGTCCTCGACCACCGGGTCCAACTCGTACCCGAACGTCGCGGAGTTGCGCTTCATCTCGTGGAGCTGGTGGTTCGCCCAGTCCGCAGCGACGGCCGCACCCTTGATCGGGCTGAGCCGCACGAGGGTGTCGGCCTGGGCGACGGCCCGATCGCTGAGCACCTGCTCTTGCGGGGTGAGCGAGTTCCAGACGCTGGCCTCGGTGGCGGCGTCGACGAGCGCCAGGATCGCGACGTTCTTCTGCTCTCGATCTCGCTGGTCCACGATGGCTCGCAGCGCGCGACGGCTTGCGCCGGCGGCGACGAGGGAGGACACCACGACGGCCACGATGAAGAGGGCCGCAGCGAACAGCATGGGGCGGACCTCAGCTGAGGTCACCCACTCTACGAAGTCATTCCACCACTGCATGGGCCGCAGACTACCCCTCGTTCGGGCGTGAACACGGGCGACGCACCGGGGTCGACGGGAACGGCGGGAGGGTAGCCGCTCAGTTGCGGAAGGCGTCGATGGCGACCGCGAGATCGCTGAAGCTGCCCAGCGGGGCGTACTCGAGGACCGCCGGTCGGAACCGGTTGGCCCGGTATTCAGGAACGCCGTCCGCTCCGACGGCCTCGATGTTGCCGAGCACGCGGCCGTCAGGGGTCGTCACGCGCCAGTAGCCGGGACGGATGCTCAGGGCGTTGGGCATGGGACTCCTCGTGCGCTGGTGGGGCGATGCCGGACTGGGACTGCCGGCTGGTACTCGTCAGCGTATGCGGGGCCACCGACATCGGCCCTGGTCAGAGCGGAGCGAGGGTCCTCCACAGCGAGGTGCGCGGTTGTGGACATTGACGAGGGTCGCCCGGCTCGACACGGGGCCCACGGGATCGGTGAGGCTGACAGTGCGTCCGGGGTGGCGATCGGCACGGACCCGCCCCGGACGCTTCCGCGATCCACCGCCAGGATCGTCGGACCGACAGGAGAGGAACCCATGAACGACCAGATCACCGTCTGCGGACACGTCGCGACAGACCCCAAGCACCATCGCACGACGTCCGGGCTGGACATCACCAGTTTCCGCCTGGCGTCGCAGCAACGTCGGTACGACCAGAAGCAGGGTTCCTGGGTGGCGCAGGAGACGAACTGGTACACGGTGAGCGCCTTCCGTGGATTGGCGACCGCCTCCGCCACATCGCTCGTCAAAGGACAACGCGTGATCGTGCTCGGCCGGTTGCGGATCCGCGACTGGGAGCAGGGTGAGCGACGAGGGACGTCGGTCGACATCGAAGCCGATCACATCGGGCCCGACATCGGCTGGCAACCGAAGGGGTCCGGTGAGTCGCCGGTCGGAGCGGGGGTGTCTCCGGCGCCCGCCGCATCCGAGTCGACCGGTTCCGGAACCGGAACCGGGGAGTGGGCGTCGGCACCGCCGCAGGACACGCCGTTCTGACGCGCCGCGTAGACTGCTCGACGTGCAGAAGAGCCTCCGCGACCGCCCCGTCTCAGCCGTCACCTCGATCCGTCGCCGCACGTCGATCGCCGGCGTCCGGGTCGGCGTGGTGCTCGGTCTGCTCGGCATCGCCGTGACCGGCTGCTCCCAGCCCGCTCCCGAGCCGACGGCCACGCCGAGCCAGACGCCGACCGCCACTGAGACGGCTCCGGCGGCGCCCGTGCTGCTCCCCGAGGGCACCGCCACCGACAACCTGCCGTTCTTCGACGCCGTGAACGCAGCCACGCTCGCCGCGAACCCCGCCGCTGGCGGCCAGGCGATCATCGACGGTCTCGTCGCCGCTGGCTTCCCGAAGGCGGAGATGGAGGTCTCCTCGGACACGACGAGCATCGGCGAGCCGGCCGACTCGATCCAGTTCGCCATCCGGTGGCAAGGGCAGTGCATTCTCGGGCAGAACGGGCCGGCGACGGGGTATCACTCGTCGGTGGTGTCGCAGCTCGACACCGGGCGATGCCTCATCGGGGTCACGCGCGCGATCGACTGGTAGCGCCGCCGACCACTCACGGGCTGGTGCAAGCCGTGGGCATGCCATAACCTGAAATTTCAGATATCGCCACCTCCTAGGTGGCTCGATCCGGAATCGAGGGCCCGCATGACCGCCAACCCATCACCTGGCGGGGAACCTGCCACCGAGGCCGTCTTCCTGGCCGAGGAACGTCTGGCCGTGGCGCCGACGGCGTTGGCGCATACACTCAAGCCTCGTCATCTGGCGCTGATCGCCCTCGGCGGCATGATCGGCGCCGGGCTCCTCGTGGCGTCGAGCACGGCGATCCTCGCAGCGGGACCCGGCGTGATCCTCGCGTACGCCCTGGCCGGCGTGGTCGTGGTGCTCGTCATGCGCATGCTGGGGGAGATGGCCTCCGCGTCGCCCGAGACCGGGTCGTTCTCCGCCTACGCCTCGCGCTTCATCGGCCCCTGGG
This region includes:
- a CDS encoding single-stranded DNA-binding protein, whose protein sequence is MNDQITVCGHVATDPKHHRTTSGLDITSFRLASQQRRYDQKQGSWVAQETNWYTVSAFRGLATASATSLVKGQRVIVLGRLRIRDWEQGERRGTSVDIEADHIGPDIGWQPKGSGESPVGAGVSPAPAASESTGSGTGTGEWASAPPQDTPF